The proteins below are encoded in one region of Leishmania mexicana MHOM/GT/2001/U1103 complete genome, chromosome 27:
- a CDS encoding tubulin-tyrosine ligase-like protein, which translates to MWPFTSTAATPTAAAAAPASSMSFPAPSRKARVSATGSAGSYFLGSSTFSVYEEMARQLREEGWRRKTEAAVATADFILGDRFHIPYTLLRVERMALSSWFGGTRWVNYFEGSHRLTLKAAMVQLMKEVDTHWATWLPESYAIGGDQLKKADERRALLEALAAAGDDDAVWIVKPSSGAKGRRILLLRASAVPEWLEQLPEPSRSMYVVQRYVDRPLLLSNGRKFDIRVWALLVSPYSIYAYTQASCRTASVPYDLSDIANTHAHLTNHCLQKDAAHFGEYEEENEMWLPQLQSYLTSIGKPADLLETHVLPAIKELLVRTLLAMMPEMAVPATEAYKCFQLFGYDVILTEEAEVRLLEINGSPGIAERFLTPLVRSMRELLGAGPKDGTCSKTTACNSDGTSHEGFSENGSSSNSGCASPTSTSSSCSGRRRTPRASSAATPTTTVTRNWRLEDEGFVLLWCRGDAVPPGLVGVC; encoded by the coding sequence ATGTGGCCCTTCACCAGCACGGCCGCGACTCccactgcagcggctgccgcacccgcctcctCAATGTCCTTCCCTGCGCCATCGAGGAAGGCGCGGGTGAGCGCGACGGGATCCGCCGGGTCGTATTTTTTAGGCTCCTCAACCTTTTCCGTCTACGAGGAGATGgcgcgccagctgcgcgaggagggaTGGCGGCGCAAAACGGAGGCAGCGGTCGCCACGGCGGACTTCATCCTGGGCGATCGCTTCCACATTCCTTACACCCTTTTGCGGGTCGAGCGGATGGCGCTGTCATCGTGGTTTGGCGGGACACGATGGGTGAACTACTTCGAGGGCTCACATCGGCTGACTCTCaaggcggcgatggtgcagcTGATGAAGGAGGTCGACACGCACTGGGCCACGTGGCTGCCAGAGTCGTATGCGATTGGCGGGGACCAGCTAAAGAAGGCAGATGAgcggcgtgcgctgctggaggcgctcgctgcggcaggcgacGATGATGCCGTGTGGATCGTGAAGCCAAGCAGCGGGGCGAAGGGCCGGCGCATTCTGCTGCTCCGCGCCTCCGCGGTGCCGGAGTGGCTGGAACAGCTGCCCGAGCCTAGCAGATCCATGTACGTGGTACAGCGCTACGTTGAtcgaccgctgctgctcagtAACGGCCGCAAGTTCGACATTCGCGTGTGGGCACTGCTGGTGAGTCCCTACAGTATCTACGCCTACACACaagccagctgccgcaccgcgaGTGTGCCGTACGACTTGTCAGATATCgccaacacgcacgcacacctcacGAACCACTGCCTGCAGAAAGACGCAGCGCATTTTGGCGAGTACGAAGAGGAAAACGAGATGTGGCTGCCGCAACTGCAGTCCTACCTTACCTCCATCGGCAAGCCGGCAGATCTGCTAGAGACCCACGTGCTTCCCGCCATCAAGGAGCTCCTTGTACGCACGCTCCTCGCAATGATGCCGGAGATGGCCGTTCCCGCCACGGAGGCGTACAAGTGCTTCCAGCTTTTCGGCTACGACGTGATCctcacggaggaggcggaggtgcggctgctggagATCAACGGCTCTCCTGGCATTGCGGAGCGCTTCCTTACCCCACTGGTGCGGAGCATGCGGGAGCTTCTCGGGGCAGGGCCAAAGGACGGCACATGCTCGAAAACGACCGCCTGTAACTCCGACGGCACGTCCCATGAGGGGTTTAGCGAGAAcggtagcagcagcaacagtggCTGCGCCAGTCCGACAAGCAcatccagcagctgctcagggcgacggcgcactCCGCGTGCTtcctcagcagcgacgccgaccACAACGGTTACGCGGAATTGGCGGCTGGAGGACGAGGGCTTCGTGCTGCTATGGTGTcgcggcgatgcggtgccgCCTGGCTTGGTGGGTGTGTGCTAG
- a CDS encoding WD-repeat protein yields the protein MLRCNISQRVPTHPVVSVKSGLVFERSLVEKYVDEHGRCPVTGDPLRKEDLITAQGAAPDASIASSGSLGAASVPTLLERLQVEWEGVALEQFSLRQQVTQLQLELAHALQQYDAACRVIARLSKELDSLRGGEAVAAKEADKGPAVVVVPAPVLRRMDAAEAAERQARKQRKAAAGSAAATPSQLTEEAQWVAVSSSTVPASSARSAVRVAAAADASSSGVFVSAIAGDHAVVRYSPGGFSEEARGVGHTAAVHTLASQPGDILLSAAEDLTVRVWSTKGAALTVMHTLRYASGVVAMSQRTVGGAYMLCGAADGVLTLSDLESGAHVVATAPLTLDTTSGALTCVELHPYASLAAVAFQPTELQLWDAREMRADTFISHVRGAAPRTHICSASFSADCVSLAAGLSDGSVYVWDLRQVLAPVAVLPPSTDAVPATVRYAPDGRSLVVGGHGVALYNCARLSASSTAVEAVATAGLKASAVCDVCWTTSGTDVLCGTVDGVVRLYSTAVGAT from the coding sequence ATGCTACGCTGCAACATTTCTCAGCGGGTGCCGACACACCCGGTGGTGTCTGTCAAGTCGGGGCTTGTCTTTGAGCGCAGCCTCGTCGAGAAGTACGTTGACGAGCATGGCCGTTGCCCCGTCACAGGGGATCCACTACGCAAGGAAGATCTCATAACCGCCCAGGGCGCCGCTCCAGATGCGTCCATCGCTTCAAGTGGCAGTCTCGGGGCTGCTTCTGTCCCCACGCTTCTGGAGCGCCTCCAGgtggagtgggagggggtggcgctggagcagtTCAGTCTCCGCCAGCAGGTaacgcagctgcagctggagcTGGCGCACGCGCTACAGCAGTACGACGCCGCCTGCAGGGTGATCGCGCGGCTTAGCAAGGAGCTCGATTCTCTCCGCGGAGGCGAGGCTGTGGCTGCCAAGGAGGCTGACAAGGGCCCCGCTGTagtggtggtgccggcgccggtgctgcgacGCATGgacgccgccgaggcggcagagCGTCAGGCACGTAAACAgcgcaaggcggcggcgggctcggcggcggccacacCGTCGCAActcacggaggaggcgcagtggGTTGCTGTGTCGTCGTCAACGGTGCCCGCATCCTCTGCGCGCTCGGCCGtgcgcgttgctgcggcggctgacgcCAGCAGCTCGGGCGTCTTCGTCAGCGCCATCGCGGGCGATCACGCTGTTGTGCGGTACAGCCCCGGCGGCTtcagcgaggaggcgcgtggAGTAGGGCACACGGCCGCCGTGCACACACTGGCGAGTCAGCCGGGTGACATCCTGCTCTCCGCCGCGGAGGACCTgacggtgcgtgtgtggtcgACGAAGGGCGCTGCGCTGACGGTCATGCACACGCTGCGGTACGCGAGTGGGGTGGTTGCCATGAGCCAGCGGACGGTGGGTGGGGCCTACATGCTCTGCGGAGCCGCGGATGGCGTCCTCACCCTCTCTGACTTGGAGAGCGGCGCGCACGttgtggcgacggcgccgctgacgctcgACACGACATCGGGGGCGCTGACGTGTGTGGAGCTGCACCCGTACGCCTCTCTTGCAGCCGTGGCTTTCCAGCCAACGGAGCTGCAACTCTGGGATGCACGCGAGATGCGCGCAGACACCTTCATCTCCCATGTGCGGGGCGCTGctccgcgcacgcacatctGCAGCGCCAGTTTTAGCGCGGACTGCGTGTCCCTCGCGGCTGGCCTCTCGGATGGCTCGGTGTACGTGTGGGACCTTCGCCAGGTGTTGGCCCCCgtagcggtgctgccgccgagcaccgACGCCGTCCCAGCCACAGTACGTTACGCCCCAGACGGACGCTCTCTCGTCGTTGGCGGACACGGTGTGGCCTTATACAACTGCGCACGCCTGTCGGCCTCGTCCACCGCGGTTGAAGCCGTTGCGACGGCAGGACTGAAGGCGAGTGCGGTGTGCGACGTGTGCTGGACGACGAGCGGTACCGATGTGCTGTGCGGCACCGTGGACGGCGTCGTCCGCCTGTACTCCACCGCAGTCGGCGCAACGTAG
- a CDS encoding putative protein kinase: protein MGLTAEAIAPSEGHFRHHYSLSDEIGKGAYAVVFRCTHRETKAVYAVKIVNKRKAGPKDIDDITHEIDVMGRIGYHPNVVQMIEYFSTERHFYIILDLLSGGMLFDRIIELKHYSESNASVLVRNVLSGLAHIHSKGVIHRDLKPENLLLRYAASPLTSPNSNLTDVCLADFGLAGYVPSTTCCGSPSYIAPEVISVGYYRTRKEPYDAKCDIWSIGVITYILLSGKMPFHGNSFKETFELVVSNRWSFSRDVWASVTPAAKDFIQACLTYDPVERPTAQELLQHLWLANEQPHVHLGRSLESLRDLTKKKVKAAVRVFCWTQSLLGPLDWTPPFMRFLRHTDRFSTVLTHQSQTDPQRVHTVDFSKALDHEKPGWRIQDCCTCPSEQVCRHIQNVHEYLFVGKRSMEVYPFIDELRMMHEEAEDSLTADPHDAEARKRLDRVNYLIEAACVFSDELAKVPAGELKPNLMLDGSRNTLFRALGGSRSVMKTWHEADKEDVAHRVVEKMRAKKVASPATGKTAKAVATPPSSTSNRKASSKPSSKN from the coding sequence ATGGGCCTCACTGCAGAGGCAATCGCCCCATCGGAGGGCCACTTTAGACACCACTACTCGCTGAGCGACGAGATTGGCAAGGGTGCGTACGCCGTCGTTTTCCGCTGCACCCACCGAGAGACGAAAGCCGTGTACGCGGTGAAGATCGTGAACAAGAGAAAGGCGGGGCCGAAGGATATCGATGACATCACGCATGAGATCGACGTGATGGGCCGCATTGGCTACCACCCAAACGTGGTGCAGATGATTGAGTACTTCTCCACGGAGCGGCATTTCTACATCATCCTCGATCTCTTGTCGGGTGGCATGCTGTTTGACCGCATCATCGAGCTGAAGCACTACAGCGAGTCCAACGCCTCAGTGCTGGTCCGCAACGTGCTCTCCGGACTGGCGCACATTCACTCGAAAGGCGTCATACACCGTGACTTAAAGCCAGAgaacctgctgctgcgctacgCGGCCTCTCCGTTGACGTCGCCAAACTCGAACTTGACGGACGTATGCCTCGCAGACTTTGGGTTGGCCGGGTACGTGCCGAGCACCACCTGCTGCGGGTCCCCCTCGTACATCGCGCCAGAAGTGATCAGCGTGGGCTACTACCGAACCCGCAAGGAGCCGTACGACGCCAAGTGCGATATCTGGTCCATCGGCGTCATCACGTACATCTTGCTGAGTGGCAAGATGCCATTCCACGGCAACAGCTTCAAGGAAACATTTGAGCTCGTCGTCAGCAACCGCTGGTCCTTCAGCAGGGATGTGTGGGCGAGCGTCACCCCAGCAGCGAAGGACTTCATTCAGGCCTGTCTTACCTACGACCCGGTGGAGCGTCCGACggcgcaggagctgctgcaacATCTGTGGCTCGCCAACGAGCAGCCTCACGTGCACCTCGGGCGCAGCCTTGAGTCACTGCGCGATCTCACAAAGAAGAAGGTGAAGGCGGCAGTGCGGGTATTCTGCTGGACGCAGAGCCTCCTCGGCCCGCTGGACTGGACGCCGCCGTTCATGCGTTTCCTGCGGCACACCGACAGGTTCTCCACGGTCCTTACACACCAGTCGCAGACAGACCCGCAGCGGGTGCACACCGTGGACTTTAGCAAGGCGCTGGATCACGAGAAGCCCGGCTGGCGCATTCAGGACTGCTGCACGTGCCCTTCGGAGCAGGTCTGTCGCCACATCCAGAACGTACACGAGTACCTCTTTGTCGGCAAGCGCTCCATGGAGGTGTACCCGTTCATCGACGAGCTCCGGATGATGcacgaggaggccgaggatAGCCTCACGGCGGACCCGCACGACGCCGAGGCGAGGAAGCGGCTAGACAGGGTCAACTACCTCATTGAGGCCGCCTGTGTCTTCTCGGACGAGTTGGCAAAGGTGCCGGCGGGGGAGCTCAAGCCGAACCTCATGCTGGACGGCTCGCGCAACACTCTCTTTCGTGCCCTGGGCGGCTCTCGCAGTGTGATGAAGACGTGGCATGAGGCGGATAAGGAGGATGTGGCGCACCGGGTGGTGGAGAAGATGCGCGCCAAGAAGGTGGCCTCGCCAGCGACAGGCAAGACGGCCAAGGCAGTTGCCACACCGCCGTCCTCGACGTCCAACCGAAAGGCGTCCAGCAAACCATCATCAAAGAACTAA
- a CDS encoding putative protein kinase, with protein sequence MSLDADYEVERYAFVEGCRVKVCRCTHRSTGAKRAVKVYHTTAMDSRRAAMAVEEGTLAKSLPAAPQLVRVFDVYVEAERVSIVMEYMERGSLYQRITTCGPLAETEARDVARHLLTGLALLHANNVMHRDIKPENVFLRTTTSSSTGLGGAAARSASAATTVAAIGDFGFATRQIPHDEFVGSPQYSAPELALVALQQRYSHAGAALPISARPLYNEKCDVWSAGVVVFVTLTGLLPFDGATPEAVFTAVIRNAVPFNKAPPGRMSPSAKAFIEALLTPNPSRRPSAKEALRHAWLTG encoded by the coding sequence ATGTCCCTCGACGCCGATTACGAGGTGGAACGCTACGCGTTCGTGGAGGGATGCCGAGTGAAagtgtgccgctgcacgcaccgcagcaccggtgcCAAGCGCGCCGTGAAGGTGTACCACACCACAGCGATGGACAGCCGGCGCGCCGCCatggcggtggaggaggggacgtTGGCCAAGTCGCTcccagcggcgccgcagctcgtGCGCGTCTTCGACGTCtacgtggaggcggagcgcgtgtCGATTGTGATGGAGTACATGGAGCGCGGCTCCCTCTACCAACGAATCACCACCTGTGGCCCCTTGGCGGAGACAGAGGCTCGTGACGTGGCgcggcacctcctcaccGGGCTCGCCCTCCTACACGCCAACAACGTCATGCACCGAGACATCAAGCCTGAAAACGTGTTCTTGCGCactaccaccagcagcagcaccggtctcggtggcgcagctgccaggagcgcctctgctgcgACGACTGTGGCGGCCATTGGCGACTTCGGCTTCGCCACGCGCCAAATCCCGCACGACGAGTTCGTCGGCTCCCCGCAATACAGCGCACCAGAGTTGGCCCTCGTCGCACTTCAGCAGCGCTACAGTCACGccggtgccgcgctgcccaTCTCGGCGCGTCCGCTGTACAACGAAAAGTGCGACGTGTGGTCGGCTGGTGTGGTCGTGTTCGTGACGCTTACCGGCCTCCTGCCCTTTGACGGCGCCACCCCCGAGGCCGTTTTTACGGCGGTGATACGCAACGCTGTTCCCTTCAACAAGGCGCCACCTGGCCGGATGAGCCCCTCCGCCAAGGCGTTCAtagaggcgctgctgacgccgAACCCGTCAAGGCGGCCATCGgccaaggaggcgctgcggcacgcgTGGCTGACAGGCTAA
- a CDS encoding 3-oxoacyl-(acyl-carrier protein) reductase-like protein, whose product MTRCSAPQPSPKPSRIGDAHTHMCVYTCVCVCPCRTPTFPSCSLPAPSSSPNRVFSAATWTSARRPRQRHTRTDTVALTPPNMVWDVRGKVGVITGASCALGREIMERLASQHQMKLACVSRKPLATPLPAGCASFVADVSRGDDCDALMKSVQRELGAVSLLINCAGVTLSKMHVMCTDNDYAAVMDTNLKGALQVTRAALRHGGLLKLQDGAVLHIGSVAGVVGNEGQVLYSASKAALSGAVKSWALEYSPRNIRFNVVAPGLIDGEGMATTLTEGQKQRWRDGCPLKRLATASEVADMAVAVALCPYMNGQTIAVDGGLS is encoded by the coding sequence ATGACGCGGTGCTCTGCGCCTCAGCCTTCCCCCAAACCATCTCGCATAggtgacgcacacacacacatgtgtgtatatacgtgtgtgtgtgtgtgcccttgtcGCACACCGACGTTCCCCTCGTGCTCCCTACccgctccctcttcttctcctaACCGTGTCTTTTCGGCAGCCACATGGACATCAGCGAGACGCCCgaggcagagacacacacgcaccgatACCGTTGCTCTGACGCCGCCCAACATGGTCTGGGATGTGCGTGGCAAGGTGGGCGTCATCACCGGTGCTTCCTGCGCCCTCGGCCGCGAAATCATGGAGAGGCTGGCCAGCCAGCATCAGATGAAGCTGGCGTGTGTCTCTCGCAAGCCGCTTGCCACACCGCTACCTGCTGGCTGCGCGTCTTTTGTGGCCGACGTGAGTCGCGGCGACGACTGCGACGCCCTCATGAAATCGGTTCAGCGTGAGCTTGGCGCGGTGTCTCTTCTCATCAACTGCGCCGGCGTTACGCTGAGCAAGATGCACGTGATGTGCACCGACAATGACTACGCGGCTGTCATGGACACAAACCTGAAGGGTGCGCTGCAGGTGacgcgtgcggcgctgcggcatgGCGGATTGCTAAAACTCCAGGATGGGGCCGTGCTGCACATAGGCTCTGTGGCGGGCGTGGTGGGCAACGAAGGGCAGGTGCTGTACAGCGCGTCCAAGGCTGCCCTCAGCGGGGCGGTCAAGTCGTGGGCACTTGAGTACAGCCCGCGCAACATCCGCTTCAACGTGGTCGCACCGGGCCTCATCGATGGTGAAGGCATGGCTACGACACTGACCGAGGGGCAGAAGCAGCGTTGGCGCGATGGCTGTCCGCTCAAGCGGCTTGCCACCGCTTCAGAGGTGGCAGACAtggccgtggccgtggcgctgtgccCTTACATGAATGGGCAGACAatcgccgtcgacggcggcCTATCGTGA